From one Pseudanabaena sp. FACHB-2040 genomic stretch:
- a CDS encoding phosphoglycerate kinase, whose amino-acid sequence MAKKTVASLSASDVAGKRVLVRNDFNVPLDDQGNITDDTRIRAALPTIQDLTGKGAKVILTSHFGRPKGKVVDSMRLTPVAQRLSELLGQEVIKCDDCVGDAVAAAVNGMQNGQVALLENVRFHAEEEANDPEFAKQLASVADLYVNDAFGTAHRAHASTEGVTKYLSPSVAGYLIEKELQYLQNAIENPQRPLAAIVGGSKVSSKIGVIETLLEKVDKLLIGGGMIFTFYKARGLNVGKSLVEEDKLELAKHLEVKAKEKGVDLLLPTDVVVADNFAADANAQTVSIENIPDGWMGLDIGPDSIKVFQDALSQCKSAIWNGPMGVFEFDQFAQGTEAVAHTLADLTGQGVITIIGGGDSVAAVEKVGVAEKMSHISTGGGASLELLEGKELPGIAALDEA is encoded by the coding sequence GTGGCGAAAAAAACGGTGGCAAGCTTATCGGCCTCTGACGTTGCCGGTAAACGGGTGCTGGTGCGTAATGACTTTAACGTGCCTTTAGATGATCAGGGCAACATTACCGACGACACCCGGATCCGGGCAGCTCTGCCTACAATCCAAGACTTAACTGGTAAGGGCGCTAAGGTGATTCTGACCAGCCACTTTGGTCGGCCCAAAGGCAAGGTCGTTGACAGCATGCGCCTGACTCCGGTGGCACAACGCCTGTCTGAGCTGCTAGGGCAAGAGGTCATTAAATGCGATGACTGCGTTGGAGATGCTGTAGCTGCTGCTGTCAACGGTATGCAGAATGGCCAGGTGGCGTTGCTGGAGAACGTCCGGTTTCACGCTGAGGAAGAGGCCAACGACCCCGAATTCGCCAAGCAGCTGGCCTCTGTAGCCGATCTGTATGTCAACGATGCCTTTGGTACGGCTCACCGGGCGCATGCCTCAACGGAAGGGGTGACCAAGTACCTGAGCCCCTCTGTAGCTGGCTACCTGATTGAAAAGGAGCTGCAGTATCTCCAGAACGCTATTGAAAATCCCCAGCGTCCGCTGGCTGCTATTGTGGGTGGATCCAAGGTTTCCAGCAAAATCGGCGTGATTGAGACGCTGCTGGAGAAGGTGGACAAGCTGCTGATTGGCGGTGGCATGATCTTTACCTTCTACAAGGCCCGTGGACTGAACGTGGGCAAGTCTTTGGTAGAAGAGGACAAGCTGGAACTGGCGAAGCATCTAGAGGTTAAGGCTAAGGAAAAGGGCGTTGACCTGCTGCTGCCTACGGATGTAGTGGTGGCAGACAACTTCGCAGCTGATGCCAATGCTCAAACCGTCAGCATCGAGAACATCCCCGATGGTTGGATGGGTCTAGACATTGGCCCAGACTCTATTAAGGTGTTTCAAGATGCCCTGTCTCAGTGCAAATCGGCAATCTGGAACGGCCCGATGGGGGTGTTTGAGTTTGACCAGTTTGCTCAAGGCACCGAGGCCGTTGCCCACACTCTGGCTGACCTGACGGGTCAAGGAGTAATTACGATTATCGGCGGTGGCGACTCTGTGGCTGCGGTTGAGAAGGTCGGTGTGGCTGAAAAAATGAGTCATATTTCCACTGGTGGCGGCGCAAGCCTAGAGCTGCTAGAGGGCAAGGAACTGCCCGGAATCGCGGCTTTGGATGAGGCGTAA
- a CDS encoding class I SAM-dependent methyltransferase — protein MNMSHNAELCRLIVDRIKQAPQRRISFAEFMDLALYHPQQGYYASKEAAIGPQGDFVTSPHLSHDFSELLAAQFVDLWQILGYPEPFTVVEMGAGQGLVAGDVLNFLEKRHPVCFAALQYWIVEKSAVLQAVQQQRLARWADKIQWTALEAIPANTVVGCFFSNELVDALPVHQVMLTEAGLYEVYVTLMGGSEDGLMETVAELSDLRLAAYFELVGIDLSLQRYPVGYRTEVNLAALSWMKSVAARLQRGFVLTIDYGYSASRYYGESRSQGTLQCYYRHAHHNDPYSNIGNQDITAHVDFTALERQGEKAGLMTVGYTQQALFLMALGLGERLNALSDIQESDPKTLHFAIQRREVLHQLINPMGLGNFGVLIQSKGLTEEEAQQPIKGLIVPPLF, from the coding sequence ATGAATATGTCCCATAATGCTGAGCTGTGTCGGTTGATTGTGGACCGAATTAAGCAGGCACCTCAGCGGCGGATTTCCTTTGCTGAGTTTATGGATCTGGCGCTGTACCATCCGCAGCAGGGCTACTATGCGTCTAAAGAAGCGGCGATTGGGCCCCAGGGAGATTTCGTCACCTCGCCCCATTTAAGCCATGACTTTAGCGAACTTTTGGCAGCGCAGTTTGTAGATCTGTGGCAGATTCTGGGCTACCCAGAGCCGTTTACGGTAGTGGAGATGGGAGCCGGGCAGGGGCTGGTAGCTGGAGACGTTTTGAATTTCTTAGAAAAACGACATCCAGTCTGCTTTGCCGCCTTGCAGTACTGGATTGTGGAAAAGTCAGCGGTGCTGCAGGCAGTCCAGCAGCAGCGACTAGCTCGCTGGGCAGACAAGATACAGTGGACTGCGCTGGAGGCAATTCCGGCCAATACGGTTGTGGGCTGTTTTTTCTCGAATGAACTGGTCGATGCGCTGCCGGTGCATCAGGTCATGCTGACAGAGGCAGGTTTGTACGAGGTGTACGTTACGCTCATGGGAGGCTCTGAGGACGGGCTGATGGAAACGGTTGCAGAGCTGTCAGACCTACGCCTGGCCGCCTATTTTGAGCTAGTTGGCATTGATTTGTCGCTGCAGCGATACCCCGTCGGCTACCGCACTGAGGTGAACTTAGCAGCACTCAGCTGGATGAAATCAGTTGCGGCTCGGCTGCAGCGAGGCTTTGTGCTGACCATTGACTACGGCTACTCAGCTAGCCGGTACTATGGAGAGTCGCGATCGCAAGGCACCCTCCAGTGCTATTACCGCCACGCCCATCACAACGACCCCTACAGCAATATTGGCAATCAAGACATTACAGCCCATGTTGACTTTACAGCTCTAGAGCGGCAGGGAGAAAAGGCAGGCTTGATGACCGTTGGCTACACGCAACAGGCTCTATTTTTGATGGCGCTGGGCCTGGGTGAGCGGTTAAACGCCCTGTCTGATATTCAAGAAAGCGATCCGAAAACGCTGCACTTCGCCATCCAGCGACGAGAGGTGCTGCACCAGCTGATTAACCCGATGGGGCTGGGAAACTTTGGCGTGCTTATCCAGAGTAAGGGCTTGACGGAAGAGGAAGCCCAGCAGCCGATCAAGGGTCTGATAGTGCCTCCTCTGTTTTAG
- a CDS encoding geranylgeranyl reductase family protein, translating into MYDCIIIGAGPAGATAAYHLAKRGRSVLLLEKATLPRYKPCGGGVSPQVAQWFDFDFAPAISARVTAVRYTWNIGDPVVSEIETGEPIWMVRRDEFDYFLVQQAQGQGAELRHSTRATGITFQQDSWQVQTDQGAFTGRYLIAADGARGPLAKWLGFGQRQYTPGGALEIEPRLPVENGHIAHFEFGLIKNGYVWNFPKADGYSIGSGIFRPGKRKSQDLQPSLQDYAQAFGVEAKAVKAHGHPLCLWSGLQRLHTQNALLAGEAACVVDPFTAEGIRPSILSGLRAAEATHAALAGDLNALERYTQVMHTEWGADMVWAQRLASLFYRFPALGYQIGVKHPTGVDRMVKILSGEMRYADVVNRVIQKMGRGLVPH; encoded by the coding sequence ATGTACGACTGCATTATCATCGGCGCAGGCCCCGCCGGAGCCACTGCCGCCTATCACCTGGCCAAACGAGGCCGCTCCGTCCTGCTTCTAGAAAAAGCCACCCTACCTCGCTACAAGCCCTGCGGCGGTGGCGTTTCTCCCCAAGTAGCCCAGTGGTTTGACTTTGACTTTGCCCCGGCGATCTCGGCCCGGGTCACTGCCGTTCGCTATACCTGGAACATTGGGGATCCGGTTGTTTCAGAAATTGAGACCGGCGAGCCGATCTGGATGGTGCGGCGCGACGAATTTGACTATTTTTTAGTGCAGCAAGCCCAAGGTCAGGGAGCCGAACTCAGACACAGTACGCGGGCAACAGGCATCACTTTCCAGCAAGATAGTTGGCAGGTGCAGACCGATCAGGGTGCTTTTACAGGCCGGTATCTAATTGCGGCAGATGGGGCACGTGGGCCATTGGCCAAGTGGTTGGGCTTTGGGCAGCGGCAGTATACGCCCGGAGGTGCCTTAGAAATTGAGCCGCGACTGCCGGTAGAAAACGGGCATATCGCCCATTTCGAATTTGGCCTAATCAAAAATGGCTATGTCTGGAACTTTCCTAAGGCCGACGGCTACTCCATTGGCAGCGGCATTTTCCGCCCCGGCAAGCGCAAGTCCCAGGATCTGCAGCCCTCCCTGCAGGACTATGCCCAGGCTTTTGGGGTCGAGGCCAAGGCGGTGAAAGCCCACGGTCATCCTCTCTGCTTGTGGAGCGGGCTGCAGCGGCTTCATACCCAAAATGCATTGCTGGCGGGAGAGGCGGCCTGTGTGGTGGATCCTTTTACGGCTGAGGGCATTCGGCCTTCAATTTTGAGTGGTTTAAGGGCGGCAGAGGCCACCCATGCCGCCTTAGCAGGGGATCTGAACGCGCTAGAGCGCTACACCCAGGTTATGCATACTGAGTGGGGCGCAGATATGGTTTGGGCGCAGCGACTGGCTAGCCTGTTTTATCGCTTCCCAGCCCTGGGCTACCAGATCGGCGTCAAACATCCGACTGGGGTGGATCGCATGGTCAAAATTCTCTCGGGTGAGATGCGCTATGCCGATGTCGTTAACCGAGTGATCCAAAAAATGGGGCGGGGTCTGGTGCCGCACTAA
- a CDS encoding homogentisate phytyltransferase — protein MSRIASSQSAQDHSGRLHFRQSPRLWLRAFWRFSRPHTIIGTSLSVLGLFGIVWAGAALPFNGSTLPTLLLTWLACLAGNVYIVGLNQIEDVEIDRINKPRLPLAAGEFSLRDGRWIVGTMGFLAVLLAVLGGPWLLLLVGASLLIGTAYSLPPIRLKRFPFWASFCILAVRGAIVNLGLFLHLSDRFGQTLLIPPKIWALTGFVLVFSIAIAIFKDIPDIEGDRHYNIQTFTVQLGQRPVFNLARGVLTLCYGSVILAAPWLPDVNRPFLALSHLIVLATFWLLSFRVAGFETANSTRWSKPSQPMSYPDFYQFIWKMFFLEYLLFPLATWLA, from the coding sequence ATGAGCCGCATCGCCTCGTCTCAATCTGCTCAAGACCACTCCGGCCGGCTGCACTTTAGGCAGTCTCCTCGCTTGTGGCTGCGCGCCTTCTGGCGGTTTTCCCGCCCCCACACGATTATCGGCACCAGTCTGAGTGTTTTGGGCCTGTTTGGCATTGTCTGGGCAGGGGCGGCGCTTCCCTTCAACGGCTCTACTCTACCGACGCTGCTGCTCACCTGGCTGGCCTGCCTAGCAGGCAACGTTTACATTGTCGGTCTGAACCAGATCGAAGATGTAGAGATTGACCGGATCAACAAGCCTCGCTTACCGCTGGCTGCTGGCGAATTTTCTCTGCGAGACGGGCGCTGGATTGTCGGCACCATGGGATTTTTGGCGGTGCTGCTGGCGGTGCTGGGGGGGCCGTGGCTGCTGCTGCTGGTCGGCGCTAGCCTGCTCATTGGCACCGCCTACTCCCTACCGCCGATTCGCCTAAAGCGGTTTCCCTTTTGGGCCTCGTTCTGCATTCTGGCAGTGCGGGGAGCGATTGTGAACCTGGGCCTGTTCCTACACTTGAGCGATCGCTTTGGCCAAACCCTGCTGATTCCACCCAAGATCTGGGCACTGACCGGTTTTGTGCTGGTGTTTAGTATTGCGATCGCAATCTTCAAAGACATTCCCGATATCGAAGGCGATCGGCACTACAACATCCAAACCTTCACCGTACAGCTCGGGCAGCGTCCCGTTTTCAACCTGGCTCGGGGCGTGCTCACCCTCTGCTACGGCAGCGTGATTTTGGCCGCCCCTTGGCTACCCGACGTCAACCGGCCCTTCCTCGCCCTTAGCCACCTGATCGTGCTCGCCACCTTCTGGCTCCTCAGCTTTCGAGTAGCTGGCTTTGAAACAGCAAATTCCACCCGCTGGAGCAAGCCATCTCAACCCATGTCCTACCCCGACTTCTACCAGTTCATCTGGAAAATGTTCTTCCTAGAATATCTTCTCTTTCCCCTAGCCACCTGGCTCGCCTAA
- a CDS encoding DUF2288 domain-containing protein has product MTQDLRSELAEMMGPAEWRWLSPHANKGSVVVVNPALDLVEVGYAIATDDVSTVDRWIAEALLTKPSPDQLNDWNQAQSKQFSSLIVQPFVLVQVLDA; this is encoded by the coding sequence ATGACACAAGATCTACGCTCGGAGCTAGCAGAAATGATGGGGCCTGCGGAATGGCGTTGGCTCAGCCCCCACGCCAATAAGGGGTCGGTGGTCGTGGTAAACCCCGCCCTGGACTTAGTGGAGGTGGGATATGCGATCGCAACCGACGATGTCTCTACCGTTGACCGCTGGATTGCCGAAGCCCTGCTTACTAAGCCCTCCCCCGACCAGCTCAACGACTGGAACCAGGCTCAGAGTAAACAGTTCAGTTCGCTGATTGTGCAGCCCTTTGTGCTGGTGCAGGTGCTTGATGCCTGA